The sequence GATATTGTCAATAAGGCTGTTGAAAATTATTTACAACAAGATACGTTTGATTGGGGAGAATTGAAATCTATTGTTCGTGATGAAATTGGTAAATTTCTTTTTGAACAAACGAAGCGTCGTCCAGCCATCTTACCAGTAGTTATGGAAGTTAGATAAAAGAGGCTTGATTGATACTGTTTCCAAAAGGTTGGTAGAGAAGTCCAACTTTTAGGGGTCAGTACAATCCTAGCTTTTTATTAATTTCTGAAATAATGATTGTAATGTACTTTACAATTGGGATTGAAAAGATGGTGACAGAAAGGACAGGTTTCTTTTCCCTTGTATGCTTCAATAGTTAATTCTCTTTGACAAGCTCCACAAAAAACAACCTTATCTTTTTTCAATTTTTCTGGATAGGCTTGAAAATTATGTGTCTCATGTCGATTATGGCATAAAAAACAAGGGTAGTATTTTTGACAGGCAAAACATTTTAGGGCGACAATGTC comes from Streptococcus troglodytae and encodes:
- a CDS encoding CHY zinc finger protein, with amino-acid sequence MVTICGDLIDKETRCIDYHGPTDIVALKCFACQKYYPCFLCHNRHETHNFQAYPEKLKKDKVVFCGACQRELTIEAYKGKETCPFCHHLFNPNCKVHYNHYFRN